Proteins encoded by one window of Cyclobacteriaceae bacterium:
- the ftsY gene encoding signal recognition particle-docking protein FtsY yields MAFLGGLFSKEKKESLDKGLEKTSSNIFSKLGKALVGKSTVDDDVLDNLEEILVSSDVGINTTLKIIERIQQRVARDKYLGTSELDRILKEEIAALLAENQSTDQADFEIPEGKKPYVIMVVGVNGVGKTTTIGKLSAQFKERGKSVVLGAADTFRAAAVDQLKLWGERVGVPVISKGMNTDPSAVAFDAVQEGVNRGADIIIIDTAGRLHTKVNLMNELSKIKRVMQKVIPDAPHEVLLVLDGSTGQNAVIQAREFTKATDVTSLAITKLDGTAKGGVVIGISDEFKIPVKYIGVGEKVGDLQVFNKAEFVDSLFKKG; encoded by the coding sequence ATGGCATTTTTAGGCGGATTATTCTCGAAAGAAAAAAAGGAGTCGTTAGACAAAGGGTTAGAAAAAACCTCCAGTAACATCTTCAGCAAGCTGGGTAAGGCCCTGGTGGGGAAATCCACCGTGGATGATGATGTGCTGGACAACCTGGAGGAAATTCTGGTTTCGTCCGATGTGGGCATCAACACAACATTGAAAATTATTGAGCGCATTCAGCAACGCGTTGCCCGCGATAAATACCTGGGCACAAGCGAACTTGACCGTATACTGAAAGAAGAAATTGCCGCCTTGTTGGCAGAAAATCAATCCACCGATCAAGCTGATTTTGAAATCCCGGAAGGAAAGAAGCCATATGTGATTATGGTGGTGGGTGTAAATGGCGTAGGTAAAACCACTACCATCGGTAAACTTTCCGCGCAGTTTAAAGAGCGCGGCAAATCCGTTGTGTTGGGCGCAGCGGATACATTTCGGGCAGCTGCGGTAGATCAGCTAAAACTTTGGGGCGAACGTGTGGGTGTACCCGTAATCAGCAAAGGCATGAACACCGACCCATCGGCTGTGGCTTTTGATGCCGTTCAGGAAGGTGTTAATCGGGGTGCCGATATCATCATCATTGATACCGCTGGCCGGTTGCATACCAAAGTAAACCTGATGAACGAGTTATCGAAAATCAAAAGGGTGATGCAGAAAGTGATACCGGATGCGCCACACGAAGTGTTGTTGGTGTTGGATGGCAGCACCGGACAAAATGCAGTGATTCAGGCACGGGAATTCACCAAAGCAACCGATGTTACTTCATTAGCCATTACCAAATTGGACGGCACAGCGAAAGGTGGCGTAGTCATCGGAATATCCGATGAATTTAAAATACCTGTTAAATATATTGGCGTTGGCGAAAAAGTTGGCGACTTGCAGGTGTTCAACAAAGCTGAGTTTGTTGACTCACTTTTCAAAAAAGGTTAG
- a CDS encoding DUF6048 family protein has protein sequence MVALTAVAQQADTVKKSYLPTGVRFGVDMISIIRTPIEPEFGGWEGVADIDFDRYYLVVEAGRWSRDLTSENDTYSNSGNFWRTGVDVNFLTNDPERNNFFLGLRYARGTFSEQLTTFISDPVFGDGTIQNTNNDVRASWAELTSGLRVRMFSVFWMGYTIRYKFGLNTNESSGLVPYDVPGYGRTDKNSTWGFTYYVLIRVPFEGGEK, from the coding sequence ATGGTAGCACTAACCGCGGTGGCTCAACAAGCTGATACGGTGAAAAAGAGTTATCTGCCAACCGGTGTTCGGTTCGGTGTGGATATGATCAGCATAATCCGCACACCCATTGAACCTGAGTTTGGCGGCTGGGAAGGCGTTGCCGACATCGATTTTGACCGATACTACTTGGTGGTGGAGGCTGGTCGCTGGTCGCGCGATCTAACATCAGAAAACGATACATATTCCAATAGCGGGAATTTCTGGCGGACAGGTGTTGATGTGAATTTTCTAACGAACGATCCGGAACGAAATAATTTCTTTCTGGGCCTGCGCTATGCGCGCGGAACATTTTCAGAACAACTCACCACATTTATTAGCGACCCTGTGTTTGGAGATGGCACCATTCAAAATACCAATAACGATGTGCGTGCTTCCTGGGCTGAACTAACATCCGGATTGCGCGTACGTATGTTTAGTGTGTTTTGGATGGGCTACACGATTCGATACAAATTCGGACTCAACACCAATGAATCGAGCGGGCTGGTGCCCTACGATGTGCCGGGCTATGGACGAACAGACAAAAACAGTACGTGGGGCTTTACATATTATGTGCTGATTCGGGTACCGTTTGAGGGGGGGGAGAAATAA
- a CDS encoding DUF6452 family protein codes for MKNAFWLLLLPLFSCLDQPDCLRTADTALVVSFRKLEGGARDTVVLYQVVALGADSIFYSPGNEPDTLKGTTALLAVDPFNTETSFTFYFHESEKELQIGYNREVRFVSDECGSEIFLSSLEILNTTFDSVRVVNRQLTKSRTVNIEIFN; via the coding sequence GTGAAAAACGCGTTTTGGTTATTATTACTGCCCCTCTTTTCCTGCCTGGATCAACCGGATTGTTTGCGTACCGCTGATACGGCTTTGGTTGTATCCTTTCGCAAGTTGGAAGGCGGGGCAAGAGACACCGTAGTACTGTATCAGGTTGTGGCGCTTGGTGCTGATAGCATTTTCTACAGCCCCGGCAATGAGCCTGATACGTTAAAAGGTACCACGGCCTTGTTGGCTGTTGATCCGTTTAATACCGAAACCTCGTTCACCTTTTATTTCCATGAAAGTGAGAAAGAATTGCAGATAGGATACAATCGTGAGGTGCGATTTGTGTCGGATGAATGTGGCAGTGAAATTTTTCTTTCCTCACTGGAGATTTTAAATACAACCTTCGATTCTGTTCGAGTTGTGAATCGTCAACTTACCAAAAGCCGGACTGTCAACATTGAGATTTTTAATTAG
- the rimO gene encoding 30S ribosomal protein S12 methylthiotransferase RimO, giving the protein MKTKGNRKTKVNIVTLGCSKNVVDSEVLLTQLRGNGIDAVHESKNDDASVVVINTCGFIDNAKQESIDTILRYVDAKEEGIVDKVYVTGCLSQRYKDDLEKEIPDVDAWFGTRDLSRLLKQFKADYKQELVGERILTNPSHYAYMKISEGCDRPCSFCAIPLMRGMHVSRPMEELVLEARNLAKGGTKELLLIAQDSTYYGLDLYKKRNLAELLQRLSDVEGIDWIRLHYAFPSGFPLDVLDVMAERSNICKYLDIPLQHGSSRMLQMMRRGTTREKTEELLQTIRTKVPGIAIRTTLIAGHPGETDEDFQEMADFVERSRFDRLGVFTYSHEENTHAYSMKDDVPDEVKQQRADEIMELQQGISLELNQEKVGKTFKVLIDRKEGGEFIGRTEFDSPEVDNEVIINASQEYLRIGDFAEIKITSATEFDLYGEVVR; this is encoded by the coding sequence GTGAAAACAAAAGGAAACAGAAAAACAAAGGTCAACATCGTTACCCTGGGGTGCTCTAAAAACGTGGTGGATTCAGAAGTATTGCTGACCCAGTTGCGAGGCAATGGCATCGATGCAGTGCATGAATCGAAAAACGATGATGCAAGCGTGGTGGTGATCAACACCTGCGGGTTTATCGATAACGCCAAGCAGGAATCGATTGACACCATTTTGCGATATGTAGACGCCAAAGAAGAAGGCATCGTAGATAAAGTATATGTAACCGGCTGCCTGTCGCAGCGATATAAAGATGATCTTGAAAAAGAAATCCCTGATGTGGATGCCTGGTTCGGAACCCGCGATCTATCGCGGTTATTGAAACAATTCAAAGCTGATTACAAGCAGGAGCTTGTGGGCGAACGAATTCTTACCAACCCGAGTCACTATGCCTACATGAAAATTTCGGAAGGTTGCGACCGGCCTTGTTCGTTTTGCGCCATTCCGTTGATGCGCGGCATGCATGTATCGCGTCCCATGGAAGAACTGGTGCTGGAAGCCAGGAATTTAGCTAAAGGCGGAACGAAAGAATTATTGCTGATAGCACAGGACTCAACCTACTACGGCCTGGATTTGTACAAGAAACGAAACCTGGCTGAATTGCTTCAGCGATTATCCGATGTGGAGGGCATTGACTGGATTCGACTACATTATGCTTTTCCTTCAGGCTTTCCGTTGGATGTATTGGATGTGATGGCTGAACGAAGTAACATCTGTAAATATCTTGATATTCCTTTGCAACATGGTTCAAGTCGTATGCTGCAAATGATGCGCAGGGGCACGACTCGCGAAAAAACAGAAGAGCTATTGCAAACCATCCGCACCAAAGTTCCAGGCATTGCCATTCGTACAACTTTGATTGCTGGCCACCCGGGTGAAACCGATGAAGATTTTCAGGAGATGGCCGATTTTGTGGAGCGTTCGCGCTTTGATCGGCTGGGTGTGTTCACCTATTCGCATGAAGAGAACACACATGCCTACTCCATGAAAGATGACGTTCCGGATGAAGTTAAACAGCAACGGGCCGATGAAATCATGGAGTTGCAACAGGGAATTTCGCTGGAACTCAATCAGGAAAAGGTTGGAAAAACCTTTAAGGTTTTGATCGATCGGAAAGAAGGCGGTGAGTTTATCGGGCGAACGGAGTTTGACTCACCGGAAGTGGATAATGAAGTAATCATCAACGCTTCTCAGGAATACCTGCGCATAGGAGATTTTGCTGAAATAAAAATCACCTCGGCCACCGAATTTGACCTGTACGGGGAGGTTGTGCGGTAA
- a CDS encoding 5-formyltetrahydrofolate cyclo-ligase, whose product MTKPELRKLYLQKRKALSEAEYLALNHRLTEIFFTSVDLSFIHVLHTFLPVVEKREPDTWLIIDRIRREFPHVRLSIPRVNNETDQLENFYFEGLHQLKKNNWGILEPTQGIPTPPEKIDMVLIPLLAFDKQGNRVGYGKGYYDRFLKTAKPACLKIGISHFDAPNEIDSVTNSDVSLNSVLTPKQLIQF is encoded by the coding sequence ATGACCAAACCGGAACTACGCAAACTTTATCTTCAAAAACGAAAAGCACTCAGCGAAGCCGAGTATTTGGCCCTTAATCATCGTCTTACTGAAATTTTCTTTACCAGTGTCGATCTTTCATTTATTCATGTGCTGCATACCTTTCTTCCTGTAGTTGAAAAACGTGAGCCTGATACATGGCTTATCATTGACCGCATCCGCAGGGAGTTTCCACATGTCCGGTTAAGCATTCCACGGGTAAATAACGAGACCGATCAACTTGAAAACTTCTATTTTGAGGGATTGCACCAGCTTAAAAAAAACAACTGGGGAATTTTGGAGCCGACTCAAGGGATTCCTACACCACCTGAAAAAATTGACATGGTACTGATTCCGCTTCTTGCTTTCGATAAGCAAGGCAACCGGGTTGGGTATGGCAAAGGATATTATGATCGGTTTTTAAAAACTGCTAAACCTGCTTGCTTGAAAATCGGAATTTCGCATTTCGATGCACCTAACGAAATTGATTCAGTCACCAACTCCGATGTTTCGCTAAACAGTGTACTTACACCAAAACAATTGATTCAGTTTTAG
- a CDS encoding agmatine deiminase family protein: MDYMKTPKELGFYFPAEFAKHTATWLSWPHKEASWPGKIHTIYPVYAEFIKRVAEGELVNINVVDEAMKQFAVQQLQKAGADLAKVNFFFHPTNDAWCRDHGPAFLINPKEKKKMIVDWGYNAWGGKYPPFDLDDVIPTLIAKHYNIPVVEPGIVMEGGSVEFNGKGTLLTTRACLLNPNRNPHLSQKQIEEYLVSYYGVDHILWLGDGIIGDDTDGHIDDLTRFVNENTVVTIVEENQSDENYEILQENLKELKTLRLENGKQINIVELPMPAPVIYEDQRLPASYANFYISNNYVVVPTFRDKNDDKACSILQDCFKDRTVIGLDSTDIIWGLGSFHCLSQQEPEI; encoded by the coding sequence ATGGACTATATGAAGACGCCAAAAGAATTAGGATTTTACTTTCCAGCAGAGTTCGCCAAACACACTGCTACGTGGTTGAGTTGGCCGCACAAAGAAGCTTCGTGGCCTGGAAAAATTCACACCATTTACCCGGTGTATGCCGAGTTTATAAAGCGTGTTGCAGAAGGTGAGTTAGTCAATATTAATGTTGTTGATGAAGCAATGAAACAATTCGCTGTTCAACAATTGCAAAAAGCAGGAGCCGACTTAGCGAAAGTTAATTTTTTCTTTCACCCTACCAACGATGCCTGGTGCCGCGATCATGGTCCGGCTTTTCTGATCAATCCGAAAGAAAAAAAGAAAATGATTGTCGACTGGGGTTATAATGCGTGGGGCGGCAAGTATCCTCCGTTCGATTTGGATGATGTTATCCCCACTCTTATCGCGAAGCACTATAACATTCCAGTTGTAGAACCGGGAATTGTGATGGAAGGCGGCTCGGTTGAATTTAATGGAAAAGGAACGTTGCTTACGACCCGCGCTTGTTTGTTGAATCCAAATCGCAATCCCCACCTTAGTCAGAAACAAATTGAAGAATACCTGGTCAGCTACTATGGTGTTGATCACATTTTGTGGTTAGGTGATGGCATTATCGGTGACGATACCGATGGGCATATTGATGATTTGACCCGCTTTGTAAATGAAAATACAGTAGTGACAATCGTTGAAGAGAATCAAAGCGATGAGAACTACGAGATTCTTCAGGAGAATTTAAAAGAGCTAAAGACTTTGCGATTAGAGAATGGTAAACAGATTAATATTGTTGAGCTACCTATGCCTGCTCCTGTGATTTATGAAGATCAACGACTGCCGGCCTCATATGCAAATTTCTACATCAGCAACAACTATGTTGTAGTTCCTACTTTCCGCGACAAAAATGATGATAAGGCTTGCTCCATTCTTCAGGATTGCTTTAAAGACAGAACAGTAATCGGCCTTGACTCGACTGATATTATTTGGGGCTTGGGGTCATTTCATTGCTTGAGCCAGCAAGAGCCGGAAATCTAA
- a CDS encoding carbon-nitrogen hydrolase, translated as MASKLVKIGTVQMSCTNNKEENLQKAIKGVREAAAKGAQIVCLQELFTSLYFCDVEDYENFKLAESIPGPSTETLAAVAKELGVVIIASLFEMRTQGIYHNTTAVLDADGAYLGKYRKMHIPDDPSYFEKFYFTPGDLGYKVFKTKFATIGVLICWDQWYPEAARITALMGAEVLFYPTAIGWATSQDEATNSEQYNAWQTIQRSHAVANGLHVVSVNRVGFEQEGRMKFWGGSFIANPMGSILYKAPHDVEEVNVLEVDLNKTDSYRTHWPFLRDRRIDSYQPITKRFIDED; from the coding sequence GTGGCGAGTAAACTTGTAAAGATTGGCACCGTGCAAATGTCGTGCACGAATAACAAAGAAGAAAATCTTCAAAAAGCAATTAAAGGCGTTCGTGAAGCGGCTGCCAAAGGTGCGCAGATTGTTTGCCTTCAGGAATTGTTCACCTCACTCTATTTCTGTGATGTTGAGGATTACGAGAATTTTAAGTTAGCTGAATCTATTCCTGGTCCATCCACTGAGACGCTTGCTGCCGTTGCAAAAGAGCTTGGCGTTGTGATCATTGCTTCGTTATTCGAAATGCGCACACAGGGTATTTATCATAATACAACAGCTGTATTAGATGCCGATGGCGCCTACCTGGGCAAATACAGAAAAATGCACATCCCTGATGATCCATCATATTTTGAGAAATTTTATTTCACACCAGGGGATCTAGGATACAAGGTTTTCAAAACAAAATTTGCAACCATTGGTGTGCTAATTTGCTGGGATCAGTGGTACCCGGAAGCAGCCCGGATTACGGCTTTGATGGGAGCTGAAGTTTTATTTTATCCAACAGCCATTGGCTGGGCTACTTCACAAGACGAGGCTACCAACTCGGAGCAATACAATGCCTGGCAAACCATTCAACGCAGTCATGCCGTGGCAAACGGACTACATGTGGTAAGTGTAAATCGTGTTGGGTTTGAACAGGAGGGGAGAATGAAGTTTTGGGGAGGTTCGTTCATAGCCAATCCAATGGGTAGCATATTATACAAAGCCCCACATGATGTGGAGGAGGTGAATGTGCTTGAAGTTGATCTAAATAAGACGGACAGCTACCGCACACACTGGCCATTTTTGCGCGATAGACGCATCGATTCTTATCAGCCCATTACGAAGAGATTTATTGATGAGGATTAG
- a CDS encoding glutamate synthase subunit beta — translation MGQVDGFMKFNREMPQTRHPHERINDYKEIYPPIDHSHVNKQSARCMDCGVPFCHSGCPLGNNIPDFNEAVYKGKWEEAIQILSSTNNFPEFTGRICPAPCEASCVLSINNKPVTIEYIEKAIAETAFEKGYIRPQPPKVRTGKRVAVVGSGPAGLAAAAQLNQAGHWVTVFERSDRIGGLLRYGIPDFKLEKKVLDRRLKIMEQEGIIFRPNSHVGVNVSAQFLRDEFDAVVVCGGASAPRDLSIPGRNFIGVHFAMDFLTQQNKRVAGDRIFSGDILAAGKNVLVIGGGDTGSDCVGTSNRQGAKSITQIELLAKPPLARNTDTNPWPQWPMILNTSSSHEEGVERKWALLTKEFVGDHMNRLTGLKVVDIEWGLLENGKAGFKEIENTERIIPCDLALLAIGFTGAERGGLVAELKLRLDERGNIQTHNYMTSRKGVFAAGDVRRGQSLVVWAISEGREAAKAVDLWLMGESQLESKDESLVKVSV, via the coding sequence ATGGGACAAGTTGATGGCTTTATGAAGTTCAACCGTGAGATGCCGCAAACGCGCCATCCGCATGAACGCATAAATGACTATAAAGAAATTTATCCACCGATTGATCACAGCCATGTGAACAAGCAATCAGCCAGGTGTATGGATTGCGGGGTTCCGTTTTGTCATAGCGGTTGTCCGCTGGGTAACAACATTCCCGATTTCAATGAAGCGGTGTACAAAGGCAAGTGGGAAGAAGCTATTCAGATTTTAAGTTCAACAAATAATTTTCCTGAGTTTACCGGAAGAATTTGCCCCGCACCATGCGAAGCCAGTTGTGTGTTGAGCATCAACAACAAACCCGTAACAATTGAATACATTGAAAAGGCGATTGCGGAAACCGCATTTGAAAAAGGATACATCAGACCACAGCCGCCTAAAGTCAGAACCGGTAAACGGGTTGCCGTGGTAGGCTCTGGTCCGGCTGGTTTGGCGGCAGCAGCGCAACTAAACCAAGCGGGACATTGGGTAACCGTTTTTGAACGCAGTGATAGAATTGGTGGCTTGCTTCGCTACGGTATTCCGGATTTTAAACTGGAGAAAAAAGTGCTCGACAGGAGATTGAAGATCATGGAACAGGAAGGCATCATCTTCCGGCCAAATTCACACGTGGGTGTAAACGTAAGTGCGCAGTTTCTTCGCGATGAATTTGATGCAGTAGTGGTATGTGGTGGTGCATCAGCTCCGCGCGATCTTTCCATACCTGGAAGAAATTTTATTGGAGTTCATTTCGCGATGGATTTCCTGACCCAGCAAAACAAGCGCGTGGCAGGCGACCGGATTTTTTCAGGCGATATTTTAGCAGCAGGAAAAAACGTTTTGGTGATTGGTGGTGGCGATACAGGATCAGATTGTGTGGGGACATCAAACCGGCAGGGTGCAAAGTCGATAACACAGATTGAACTTTTGGCGAAACCTCCCCTTGCCCGAAATACAGATACCAATCCGTGGCCGCAGTGGCCGATGATTTTGAATACTTCCTCCTCGCATGAAGAGGGCGTGGAAAGAAAATGGGCTCTCCTCACAAAAGAATTTGTTGGTGATCACATGAATCGCCTGACCGGACTAAAAGTAGTGGATATTGAATGGGGTTTGCTGGAGAATGGTAAGGCTGGATTCAAGGAAATTGAAAACACTGAGCGCATTATACCGTGCGACCTGGCGCTTCTTGCCATCGGTTTTACCGGAGCTGAACGTGGTGGCCTGGTAGCGGAACTAAAACTTAGATTGGATGAGCGCGGCAACATCCAAACCCATAATTACATGACTTCAAGAAAGGGTGTGTTTGCCGCGGGTGATGTTCGCAGGGGCCAATCACTGGTAGTTTGGGCGATTTCTGAGGGACGCGAAGCCGCCAAGGCAGTTGATTTGTGGCTGATGGGTGAGTCGCAGTTGGAATCGAAAGATGAGTCGCTTGTGAAAGTTTCTGTCTGA